A genomic segment from Lytechinus variegatus isolate NC3 chromosome 10, Lvar_3.0, whole genome shotgun sequence encodes:
- the LOC121422950 gene encoding neuromedin-B receptor-like, whose translation MNLTTTEIFTTDMLEDIQTNSSYSENISDVPDISPIPTDDVMCSKVVTLTTIPMLGLAIVINCITLAMVSCDPKKRNTRSNIYAASFFIAEIFYALNTLVAHYHRHFLSSPEQFENVITHGYLFMEFASRGAMAISLGGVLIDRYRAIFNVTSYCPRQSLCVSCCYALAGWLLALLLAVPFLAGLTDYWYTTYRSLRPFDVYTGVHTTLVYFLPLLVFSLAYNILMCRLISCSNRRSLDSFAAKGSHRQRVTRRRLATIMIVTVIAFVVTWLLYLSVRVIEGYFKPEDFQPINIAALRLAGNYVAYLGLSVCSILVCVLCGDYKSLDSHRGCSCCSDNQNFVTKIEQAWPSAKPNQYYV comes from the coding sequence ATGAATCTCACGACGACAGAGATCTTTACAACAGACATGCTGGAGGATATCCAGACGAATTCCTCATACTCCGAGAACATCAGCGATGTTCCTGACATATCACCAATCCCTACAGATGACGTGATGTGCTCTAAAGTCGTAACCTTAACAACCATACCAATGCTTGGTCTGGCGATCGTCATCAACTGCATAACTCTGGCTATGGTGTCATGTGACCCAAAGAAACGCAACACGAGGTCCAACATCTACGCGGCATCGTTCTTCATCGCCGAGATCTTCTACGCCCTCAACACGCTGGTCGCCCACTACCATCGCCACTTCCTTAGTTCGCCGGAGCAGTTCGAAAACGTCATCACCCACGGCTATCTCTTCATGGAGTTCGCGTCACGAGGTGCGATGGCGATATCACTCGGAGGTGTCCTGATCGATCGGTATCGGGCTATCTTTAACGTCACGTCATACTGCCCGAGACAGAGCCTTTGCGTTAGCTGTTGCTACGCCCTGGCTGGTTGGCTCCTCGCTCTCCTTCTCGCCGTCCCATTCCTGGCTGGGTTGACCGACTACTGGTACACCACCTACCGATCCCTCCGACCATTCGATGTATACACGGGCGTTCACACCACACTCGTCTACTTCCTGCCCCTCCTTGTTTTCTCCCTCGCGTACAACATCCTCATGTGTCGTCTGATCTCGTGCTCAAACAGGCGATCGTTGGACAGTTTCGCAGCCAAGGGCAGTCATCGACAAAGAGTCACTCGACGTCGTCTCGCCACCATCATGATCGTCACCGTCATCGCCTTCGTCGTCACGTGGCTCCTCTACCTCAGCGTCCGCGTCATTGAAGGCTACTTCAAACCAGAagactttcaaccaatcaatatCGCCGCTCTGCGATTGGCGGGAAACTATGTCGCCTACCTTGGATTGTCTGTTTGCTCTATTCTCGTGTGCGTACTCTGCGGTGACTACAAGTCACTCGATTCGCACAGGGGATGTTCATGTTGCTCGGATAACCAAAACTTTGTGACCAAGATCGAGCAGGCTTGGCCTTCAGCTAAACCCAATCAATACTACGTTTAA